In Armatimonadota bacterium, the genomic window CGCCACTTCCGATCGGCGGCCGACACCCTCGCGCGCGCCGGTGCCCGGGTGGACGACATCGCCCTCCCGCCCTCCAGCCGCGAGATCGATGCCTCCGGGCGGCGGGTGCTGGCGGTGGAAGCCGCCGCGTACCACCGCGCCTGGTTTGCGCAGCATGCCGCCCAGTACCCGCCCCGCATCCGGGATCTGGTCGAGACCGGGCTGCAGATCACCGGCGTGGAGTTCGTGGACGCCGAACACACCCGGCAGCGCTTCCGCCAGGAGATGCTACCGATCCTGTCCCGCTACGATGCCCTGCTGCTGCCGGCGGCCTCGACGCCGGCCCCGCCCCTCACCGAGGGCACCACGGGTGACCCGGTGCTGAACGCCCCGTGGTCGTTCGGGGGGTTTCCCGCCATCGCGGTCCCCAGCGGCCTGCTGGGCGGGGGCCTGCCCGTGGCCATCCAGCTGGTGGCCGGGCCGCACGCCGACGGCCGTCTGCTGGCGGTGGCCCGGTGGTGCGAAAACATCCTGGGTTTTGCCCACAGCCCCACCCTGAGCCTCTGAGACCGCGCCCCGCATCCGGGGCGTGGGTCTGGCGCGCCCCCGGTGCGGGAATGTCGGGGATGCGTGAACGACCGGGCGTCTGGAGGTACGACCATGCCGCATCTGCGCCGTGGGGCAGTCGCGCTGGTGGCGGCCGCCGCGCTGGCGACGGCCGGGCTGACTGTGGCCCGGGCCGACAGCCGCAGCGCCGAGGTGCTGGGCATCGTGCTCAGCGTCAACGCGGCCGACGGGGCCTTCCGCTTCCGCGAGTTCGCCACCGACCTCGTCTGGTCGGCGTTCCTGCATCGGGACGTGGAGGTGGAGCGGGAGAAGGACCGGGACGGGGGGCGCTACCGGCTGGCGCCGGGAGACATCGTGGAGGTCAAGGGGACGGTCCTGGCGACCCGCACCATCCTGGCCCGCAAGATCAAGGTGCTGGGCCATTCGGCCTCCCCCTCCGGCCCGGTTGCCCCGCCCGCCCCTTCGGGGGACTCGCCGTCCGGGGCCAGTGCGGCGAGCCTGATCAAGGTGATCGGGGTCGGCATGGCCGTACGGGCGTTCGCGCCGGCACTGAACACCTTCATCAACGAGATGCTGCAGGCCCGGGACGCCCAGACCCGTCAGACGACCAAGGTGGTCCCCATCCTCAGCGTGTCCATCGGCATCAACGCGCCGGGCAACGCCACCATCGGCGCGGCCCAGGTGGCCGGCGCCGCGGACGCCGTGGCGCGGGTCCAGGCGGTGGCGGCGCTGGATGGCAACTTCCAGGGGACGTTCTCGGTGCGGGCCCTGGTCCCGGTGGACAGCCTGGAGCCCTGGAAACAGGTCCGCCGCGTGCCCGGGGTAGGCGTGTCGGCGATCGTCGATCTGAAAATCTGACCCCGCGTCCGCCCTCCCGGGCCAGGCGTCCGGAGGGCGAAGACTTCAGGCCGTCGCCGACGAAGGCTTCTAGCGGTCTCCCGCACGCCCCGGCTGTCGGCGTCCCTCTGGCACGCGGCAGGCCGCCGCGGCCAGGGCGGCGGCCGCGCCGACCATCAGCACCCACCCGGCGGTGAAGCCTCCCGAGAGGTCCCGGGCGGCGCCCAGCAGCAGGGGGGCGGCCGTGGCGGCGCCGTGACCTGCGGTCAGCATCAGTCCCGTGGCCGCGCCCACCCGGTCCGCAGGCACCAGGTCGGCGGCTGCCGCCAGGCCCAGGGCGAACGCGAGGGTGGTCCCCGCCCCGATCAACGCTCCCCAGGCTGTGCCGGCGGCCGGAGCCAGCGCCACGCCCACCTGTCCCGCTCCCGCCAGCGCCGCGGCGATCACAAACGGCGTCCGATAGCCCCCGGACGCCGCCACCAGGACCGGGGCCAGGACGCTGACGGCCACCGAGGCCGCCGCCACCGCCGTCACCGGGACAGCGGCGGCGGCCACCGACCAGCCGCGGGTGACGTAGAACTCCGGCAGCCACGTGATCGCCCCGTAGAAGATCATCGCCTGCGCCGCGAATGCCACGACCACCGGCGCAAACCCCGGGACGCGCCAGCCGGCGGGCGATCGCGCCGCCACTGCTGAGGGCGACTCGTGCGAGCCCGCCCGACGCAGGACCGCCCATCCGGCCGCCGCGGCCAGGCCGGGCAGGGCCCACAGGGCGCACACCCCGCGCCAGGACGCGGGGCCCACCAGCGCCAGCAGGGCGGTGGTGGAGAGTGTGGTGCCCGCCAGGACTCCCAGGATCAGCCCGTTGACGTACACTGCCGTCGCCACCGCCGCCCGGCCGGGGAGGGCGACCTGGGACACGCGCGCCAGCGCCGGCTGGGACAGGCTGATCCCCGCCCCCAGCAACGCAGCCGGCACCAGCAGCGTCAGGGCCCCTCCCGCCGCGCCGCGCAACCCCCCGCCCACGGCGATGGCCAGCTGGGCGGCCATCAGGACCCGCCAGGGACCCGCGCGGTCCACCAGCAGACCGCCCGGAACCGACAGCGCCGCCATGGCGAACAGCGGGACGCCGGTCAGCGCTCCGGCGGCGGTCGCCGACAGGTGCAGGTCGCGGATCACCAGCGGCAGCAGCGGCCCGGCGGCCAGCAGCGGCGCCCGGCAGTTGAAGCCGGCCAGCCAGGACAGGACCAGCATCGCGCGGGCGCGGGGGGTAGACAGGGTGGGCGGCGACACCGGCCCGACCGGCGCACCCGCAGACGGACACATCACGACCGATGATGGCGGCGCCATGTCGGCGCGCAGCATCCGCCAGACCTGTCAGCGTCGGTCAGCCCTCCAGACCGTCCGCCGGGACCAGCCGGTGGGCCGGAGGATCCACCGCATCCCATCGGCACGTATCTTATCATGAGCCCCTGGCAGGGGTGTTCTGAAACTCTGAACGGCGCGCGGCGGTCGCCGTGGTAGAATTTGGACGGGGAGGCTGAGACCACGTCTGCGTGGCTCGCCACAAGCCTGCCTCGGGAGGCCCGCCAGCCATGGGCATGAAGGCGCCGGCCCGCTGCCCCGCCTGCAACAGCACCCACATCGAGTACCAGGGGCACGACGACCAGGGTAACCAGAAGTGGCGCTGCCGCAACTGCGGCAACCGCTTCACGTTCAAGCCCACAGAGG contains:
- a CDS encoding MFS transporter: MLRADMAPPSSVVMCPSAGAPVGPVSPPTLSTPRARAMLVLSWLAGFNCRAPLLAAGPLLPLVIRDLHLSATAAGALTGVPLFAMAALSVPGGLLVDRAGPWRVLMAAQLAIAVGGGLRGAAGGALTLLVPAALLGAGISLSQPALARVSQVALPGRAAVATAVYVNGLILGVLAGTTLSTTALLALVGPASWRGVCALWALPGLAAAAGWAVLRRAGSHESPSAVAARSPAGWRVPGFAPVVVAFAAQAMIFYGAITWLPEFYVTRGWSVAAAAVPVTAVAAASVAVSVLAPVLVAASGGYRTPFVIAAALAGAGQVGVALAPAAGTAWGALIGAGTTLAFALGLAAAADLVPADRVGAATGLMLTAGHGAATAAPLLLGAARDLSGGFTAGWVLMVGAAAALAAAACRVPEGRRQPGRAGDR